The Halostella limicola genome includes the window AACGACGAAAGGTGATCTAACGAATGCTAACTGGAAACAGAACCCCGCTGGCTCGGCTGCGCGAGGGCGACGGGGACGGGTTCGTGACGTCGGGGTCCGAACTCGAACTCGTCCGCGAGGAGGTCGTCTCGTTCGTCGACGAGGCGGTCGCGAGCGCGAACCGGACGGGGGCCGTCGTGGCGATGAGCGGCGGGATCGACTCGACGCTGACGGCGGCGCTCGCCGTCGACGCGCTCGGCAGCGACCGCGTCCTCGGACTGGGACTGCCCTGTCGGAAACTCGACGAGCCCCACGCGACGGACGCGCGGACGCTGGCCGAGGGCCTCGGGATCGAGTACCGGGAGGTGAACCTGCGCCCGCTGCTCGACGCGTTCGAGGACAGCGTCGCCCCGGAGATAAGCACGAACGGCACGAAGCGAGCGATCGGAAACGTCGTCGCGCGGTTGCGGATGGCCTGTGCGTACTACGCCGCGAACGCCCGCTCCCTGCTCGTGCTGGGGACGGCGAACCGCTCGGAGCTCCTGCTGGGGTACTTCACGAAGCACGGCGACGGGGCCGCCGACCTGTACCCGATCGGCGACCTGTACAAGACGGAGGTCCGGGCGCTCGCACAGCGGGTCGGGGTCCCACGGCGCATCATCAAC containing:
- a CDS encoding NAD+ synthase; translated protein: MLTGNRTPLARLREGDGDGFVTSGSELELVREEVVSFVDEAVASANRTGAVVAMSGGIDSTLTAALAVDALGSDRVLGLGLPCRKLDEPHATDARTLAEGLGIEYREVNLRPLLDAFEDSVAPEISTNGTKRAIGNVVARLRMACAYYAANARSLLVLGTANRSELLLGYFTKHGDGAADLYPIGDLYKTEVRALAQRVGVPRRIINKESTAGLWAGQTDRDDLGAPYETIDALLTRIIDRGERVPAAADEIGVDEDTAREIAARYVDTVHKRNVPPTPGLTEDGAGKSAYPLHLLGSGSTVDP